Within the Halomonas sp. HL-93 genome, the region AAGCTGGTGTAAGCCGCAATGCCCTCGGCTTCTCCAGAGCGGGCGATTTCTAACGCCACTGCACCGCCAAAGCAGTACCCTGCGATTACCGTTTGCTCGGCGGCGCCTTCTTCTCTTGCCTGCGCCAGGCCGCCCAGCGTGAGTGCACGCATCCGTTCTCTATCGTCGTAAAGCCGATTGGTGGCGGCTCGTTTATCTTCAACTGCCTGGGGCCGGTTACCCTCACCAAATAGATCCACGGCGAATACATCGTAGCCTTGATCAGCGAGCATATCAGCACGTTGACGCTCGTAATCATCCAATCCGTCCCAATCATGAATGATAAGTACGCTGCCTTGTACGTCGTCGCCCCCTGAGACGAAATAGCCCTCGAAATTTTCTTCATCCACCGTGTATGAAATGCTTTCACCAGCGGGAGAAAAAGCCAGTGACGCTTGACTCAACGTTAACAGCGCTAATGCGCAGGAGGGGAGTAGAATTTTCTTCATCATTTTGGTATCCAGAGAGATGTCCAGCAAGCATAGCCAATACTTGCTAAACTGACATATTATAGAAAGATGTTTAGCGTGGAAGACAAAGGCTTGCGTCTGGAACTCGGTAACGGCATGCTGGTCCATTGTTCGACAGATAATTACGGAGCATGAACACATGAGTTACAACGACTCACATATTGCGCAATCAGCCACTGGCGGTGTAGCCAACTCGGTTAGCACCAACAAAGTGCTGCGTAACACCTACGCGCTGTTGGCGATGACGCTACTCTTCTCTGCGGTAACCGCAGGCGCCTCCGTCGCGATGGGCGTTCAGCAAATGAACATCTTCGTGTTCTTTATCGGTGCCTATGGCCTGATGTTCCTGGTCCATAAAACGGCCAACTCAGCGTTAGGGCTGCTGTCTACATTTGCCTTCACTGGCTTTATGGGCTTTACGTTAGGGCCTATCCTGTCAGCCTATTTGGCACTGCCCAATGGCGGCGCGTTGATAATGAACGCCTTGGCAATGACGGGCGTTACCTTTATCGGTCTTTCAGCCGTCGCACTGGTAACGAAGAAAGACTTTGGCTTCCTTGCCAACTTTATGCTGGCAGGTGCCATTGTGCTGGTGCTCGCGATGGTGGCGGGGCTTATTTTCAATATCCCCGCGCTATCGCTGATGGTATCGGCTGGTTTTGTGCTGTTTTCTTCAGCAGCCATTCTTTACCAAACCAGTGAAATCATTCATCGCCAGGGCGAGACCAACTATATTCTGGCGACCATCACGCTCTTCGTTTCCATCTACAACCTGTTTATCAGCCTGCTGTCGCTGCTCGGCTTTATGAGCAACGACTAACCCATCTGGCGTTAGGCGCAGAGCTGCATGTCTCAACAGACCCTATTATTAGGGTCTGTTTTTTATTACATGGGCGATGTCATTAGCCACCACGATAGGCAAGGGCAATGGACTACGGACTATTAGTAATGGGGGCTCCCTACAGCCAACCAGCGCCTCATTCGGCGCTCAGGTTTGCTCATGCGGTGCTTGCCAAAGGACACCAGCTTGTTGGCGTTTTCTTTTATCATGACGGTGTTCATAATGCATCACTGCTAATGACTCCGCCGCAGGATGAGCTGAACCTGCGCGATGCCTGGAAGGCGCTACACGAAGAACACGCTGTGACGCTGGATGTCTGTATTGCTGCGGCGCTGCGACGTGGAATCGTCAGCCAGGCTGAAGCGACGCGCCATGGTCACGATGCCTTTAACTTGGCGGCGCCTTTTGAGTTGACGGGGTTAGGCCAGTTGCTGACGCTTCAACAGCGCTGCGATCGTTTGATTACCTTTGCCAGTTGAGACCGATCATGCACGCATCTGAAGACCTGCTGGTAATCATCCGTCATGCTCCCCATAACTCGAACTGGCTGCGCGAGGGTCTCGACGCTGCGCTGGTAGCTGCCGCCTTTGGTCAATCCGTCAGGCTGATGTTTATGGGGCAGGGGGCTCTGGCACTGTGCAAGGAACAGCAGGCCGGCGCACCGGGGCAAAAGGCCAGCCTGCCAACGATCAACATGCTTGAGATGTATGATATCGACCAGTTAAACGTCCCCCAGCGAACGCTCGATGACCTCAACCTTCCCCTGGAGGCATTGGTGGATGGTATAACGCCGCTCAGCGAGGGACAGGTGAAAGCCCTGTTTAGCCAAGATCGGCCGATCCTCAACTTCTAGGTGTTCCATGATCCTGCATATTTTGACCACTGCGCCCACCAGCGAAGTAGCCCAACAGGTCGAGCAGGCCATTCAGGCGGGCGATACGCTGTTGCTGATCGAGGAAGGGGTAACGGCGGCGTTAAACCCGGGTTTACCCTGCTGGACACAAACAGAGTACGCGGTGTTTTTGCTGGAAGAAGACCTTGTTGCCAGGGGGCTAGCCGGCACCGCTACCCATCATAGGTTGGCAACCGTGGACATGGCCGGATTTGTAACACTGACTGAGCAACATGCACAGTCAGTCACCTGGTATTAGATTCGTAACGAGTGAGTAGACCGATGGAGAATACCGACACTATCGTGACGCTTGACCCGGAAGGGTACTTGGCCGAGATGAATGACTGGTCGGAAGCCGTTGCTGAACAATTGGCCGACGATGAAGGGATCGAATTAACGCCTGAGCACTGGGAAATCATCCGCCTGGCGCGAAATTTCTATACGCGCTATGAAATGGCCCCTGCGATGCGTCCCCTCGTCAAAGCCACCCAGCAGGCGCTGGGCAATGACAAAGGCCGCTCTATTTACCTGATGCGACTCTTCCCTGGCAGCACCGCCAAGGTGGTGGCGCGTATTGCGGGGCTTCCCAAACCCACCAACTGCCTTTGAAGCGTATTCAGGTGTTTCATTGACATCAGTTGGGGTCTTCCCCGCGGGTACAGACTGACAGCACCACAGCGTCGTCCTCGCTGGTCGAAATCAATGCGTGGCCCATATCACTGTCAAAATACAGGCTGTCACCTTCGGCCAGTACCAAAGGCGCATAAAATTCGGTGTAAAGCATCACATCGCCGTGTAAAACAATGAGAAATTCCTCACCGTCGTGACGCACCCACTGGTGGTATTCGTCGAAATGCCGCGCCCGAACAATGGTCTTAAACGGAATCATGCGTTTTTGCGCTAGCTGATGGCCTAAAAGTTCATGCTCATAGGTCGGCGTGGGGTGCAGCTGGCCTTTGCCTTTGCGGGTAAGATCCCGTCGCCCCATCGTGTAACGTTCCCGCTTAGGTGGTGTTAACAACTGGGGCAGGTCAATATTGAGGCCCGTTGTCAGCTTTTGCACCACTGAAAAGGTGGGTGACACCTGATCGTTTTCAATTTTAGACAGCGTGGATCTCGCCAAACCGGTACGCTGGCTGACGTCTTCCAATGTCCAGTGGTTAGCAAGGCGGATCTGCTTGAGCCGCTCGCCCAGACGCAGCGGCTCAACAAAGGGCTTACATCCCGATGCAATGCGCAACGCCGCATGCTCTTCCGAAGTTGCGGTCATAATGGTCACGATAGCGTCTGTTAAAAACGCGCATCATAGCATAGGTGGCATAAGGGCTGTTTGGTTAGGGCGCAACTGAAAAGGGTAAACCCAGCAAGGCTTTCAGGTGAGCCTCGACACCGCTTGCTAACGATGTTGGGTTATAGCCACCTTCCAGCGATGAGACCAGCCGGTTATCGGCGTACAGCGTGGCAATTTCCATCGCCAAATGCGTGACCCAGTAAAAATCCTCGTCCGTTAAGCACACATCGCCCATGGGGTCGTCACGGTGGGCATCAAATCCTGCTGAGATCAGCACTAAATCTGGTTTGAAGCGATGTAGCGCCGGTAGCCATTGGTTTTCAATTAGACGACGAAACTCAGGCCCGTCGGTGCCGACTTCTAGAGGCGTGTTGACCACATTCTGCCATTCGCTGCGCAAATACCGCCAAGGATAGAACGGGTATTGAAAACTGGTGCAGATCAGCACGCTCGGGTCGTTCTTGAAAATATCGATGGTGCCATTGCACTGGTGAACATCAAAGTCCAGCACCGCAATTCGTTGGGCTCCATAACGTTCTTTGGCATAGGCTGCGCCGACGGCGATATTGTTATAAAAGCAAAACCCCATTGCCTCGGCCGCTTCAGCATGGTGCCCAGGTGGACGAATAGCACAAAATACGTTGTCGGCCTGGCGCTTGAAGACCTGATCAATTCCCTTGATGACCGCACCGGCCGCCAGACGTGCTGCCTTCAGGCTATCCGGGTTCATCAAGGTATCGTTATCAAGCGGTACGATACCTTCTTCAGGCAGGCACTTGGTGAGGGCGTTAAGGTGGCGCGTAGCGTGAACACGGCTAAGCGCCAGTTCATCCGCCTCCTTGGCATCGGACTGCATGGTTTGCTGTAATAGGCCTGATAACGCTAAACGCGCTCGGATCGCCTCCAGTCGCTGAGGATTTTCAGGGTGTTCCGGTCCCATGTGATGCAATAAGCAGTCCGGGTGAGTAAGGTAGGCAGTGATCATTCAAGCGCTCCAGGATGGATAGCATCACCTTAATCGCGACACACTGATGCGCGACAGTGTCCATAAGTCTTACATCGCGCTGCACCGCTTCAGGAGAGGCAAACGTGAGTACACGTTTCTTGCACCATTTTTTTGAACCCCGCACGCTTGCCGTCATCGGCGCGTCAGAGAACCCGGCCTCGCTTGGGGGCTTGGTCCTTCGCAATATCCATGAAGGCGGGTTCAAGGGGCAGCGTTGGGCGGTGAACCTGAAAGGTTATGATCAGGTCTTCGGCGACCCCTGTGTCAAGCGCATTGAAGACTTGCCTGAGGTGCCCGACCTCGCCGTTATCTGCTCACCCATTGAAGGCGTGCCCAAATTAATCCATCAATTAGGCAAGTTTGGCGTAAAAGCGGCATTGGTGCTGTCCGGCGGCGCTTATCTGGACCGCGACAAGGGCAATAAAGGGTCGATTCGCGAGCGCATGCTGAGTGCCGCCCGGGAATCAGGCATCCGCGTTCTAGGCCCTGAATGCATGGGCCTTATCGTGCCGGCCAAAAAACTTAACGCGTCGTATGCCAGCCAACCCGTCAAGGCAGGCCGTGTGGCCTACCTAGGCCAGTCGGGCATGCTGGCCAACGCCATGATTGATTGGGCCGCAGGGCGCGATGTGGGGTTTTCACACCTGATTACCGTGGGTGACAGCGTTGATGTGCTGCTGCCGGATCTAATCGATTACGTAAATCAATTCTCGCCAGCGCAGGCAATATTGCTCCACCTTGAACGAATATCCGATGCACAGCATTTCATGACGGCGGTGCGTGATGCCTCCCGCAACCGACTAGTGCTGGCAATCAAAAGCGGCCGAACCTTTGCTTCGGATATTTCCGGCATGGCACCGACACCAGGTATTGCCAATCGCGACGTGGTGTTTGACGCGGCTTTTTCTCGCGCGGGCGTGGTGCGCGTAAACGACTCCGACGAGCTACTAGACGCCTTGGAAACGCTTTCGCGCATGAAGCCGCTTCGTGGCGACCGTTTGGCGGTGGTATCCAACGGATTGGGCCCTGCCATGCTCGCCATCGATAAACTGGTGAGTGCCGGGGGCAAGCTCGCTGAGTTTAGCGAAGAAACACAGCAGGCATTGCATCAAAGTCAGGTAGATGTCAGCAAACCCGGGGAGAACCCCGTCGATTTAGGCGGCAATGCCACACCCGAACGGTTTGTCGAAGCGCTGCGCATTGTGGCCGCTGATGCCAATGTGGACGCAGTGCTCGTGGTGCATGCGCCAACACGGCTCGCGCCCTCGCTGGTGACTGCACAGGCATTGATTGCTAATCGTAAAGCGTTTCGTCGTAACCTGTTGACCAGTTGGATGGGCCTGAAAGAAGCATTGAACGCCCGCCACGAATGCAATCTGGCGGGCATTCCTACTTATATTTCGCCCGAAAAGGCGGTGAAAGCCTTTATGCACATGGTGGACTATCAGCGAGTTCAGCAGTTGCTTCAGGAAACGCCTCCCAGCCTGCCGTTTTCTACCAGCGCCGAGATTCGCGCCCAGTGTCGAACGTTAATCAGCGAGGCCAAAGCACAAGGGCGCCAGACGTTAAGCCACTCTGAAACCGCGCAGGTGCTTGAAGCGTATGGCATACCCGCGGCGACTAGCTATTACATAACCAGTGCGGAGCAGGCGCTTGAGGTTGCCGCTCAAATTGAAGGACCAAAAGCATTGAAGGTCGTTCATGAGGGAAATTGCCGACCTTATCGTTATCGCAAGCACCCGCATAAAATATCGGCAGGACTGCTGCAGGATCTTGAAACGCCCGAGCAGGTGGCGGATGGCGTACGTAGATTAGGCGAAAAGGTCAATGAAAAACTGCCTGAGTATGCGATTCATGAATACTGTTTGCAGCCCATGCAACGCGGCAAACATTCCATGCAGGTGTGCGCGGGTATTACCCGGGACCCGGTATTTGGCCCGCTGATTGTATTCGGCATCGGTGGCTATAAAGTCAATGTCCTCGCCGACCGGCAAGTCGCGTTACCACCACTCAACATGAGCTTGGCAGCGGATGTGGTCAATCGAACCCACGCCGCGTCCTTGATACGCGAACACTCATCAGACCCCGATCGGGATACCCAGCACTTATGCCAACTGCTGGTGAAGCTGTCGCAAATGGCCTCGGATTTGGGCGAGCTGCGCGGACTTGAGCTGAACCCGCTGTTGCTCAACCGCGACGGCATGCTAGCCGTGGATTTTGCCATGGATCTCGGGCCTCCAGCCCGTTTCGCGATCATGCCTTACCCTGAAGAGCTGCGAGAATGGGTGACGCTGAAAAACGGCTGGCAGGTCGAGGTGCGGCCCATTCGTGCCGAAGACGCGCCGTTGATCACTAACTTTCACCGGCAACTGTCGGAAGAAAGCATTCGTTTTCGCTACTTTCATAACAAATCAAACTTAACCCAGCGCGACCTCTCGGTGTTGTCGCATATCAATTACGACCGACAAATGGCGTTCATTGCCGAACATCAGCGTGATGATGGCAGTAAAGAAATGCTCGGGGTGGTGCGCGTCTGGAATGATCCGGATAACATCCGCACAGAATTTTCGGTCATCATTCGCGACGACCTGCAAGGGCTGGGAATTGGCAGTTTGTTAATGAAGAAAATGATCGATTACTGCACTCACATTGGCACACTGGAAATGGTGGGTAAGATCATGCCGGATAATCACCCCATGCGGGCATTGATGAAGCACTTAGGCTTTACTTGTCGTTACAACATGGAAGAGCAGGTGATCGATGCCACCATGCGGCTCAACGAGCCTGAAAGTGAATGGCAGCGTCACCGGCTTGAAAGCCTGCCGGACTAGAGGGACGCCAAGCTCGATTAAGTTCATGGCTAGCCCACCACCTTGGGCCAGCCACAGCTCTGGGAATGCCCCCTAGGGAGCCATGCGAAAATAGCTCCACTCGCCACCATCACGCCGCTCATAGCGAATACGATCATGTAAGCGGCTGGGTTGCCCCTGCCAAAACTCGATCATATCAGGGTTAACGCGATAGCCACCCCAGTGAATGGGGCGAGGAATAGTTTGCCCTTCATATGCTTGTTCGAAGCGTTTTTGGCGCTCTTCAATCCAGTTGCGGTCGGGTATGACGACGCTTTGGGTCGCAATCCAGGCGCCTAACTGGCTACCACGTGGACGGCTAGCAAAGTATTCGTCGGACTCTTCCGCCGCCACCTGTTCAACGGCCCCTTCAATTCGCACCTGACGGGAGATCGATGGCCACCAGAAGGTAAGGGCAGCGTAGGGCACATTACTGAGTTCGCTGCCTTTGTGGCTGTGGTAGTTGGTGAAAAATACCATGCCGCGTTGGTCGAACCCTTTTAGTAAAACGACGCGCGCGTGGGGCCTCCCTTGGCTGTCAACACTAGCGAGCGTCATGGCGTTGCTGTCTCTTCCTTCCTGCTCAATCGCCAGGGTGAACCATTCATCAAACAACACCAGGGGATCGTCGGGGGCATGCGCTTCATCGAGTCGACCACCTTCATAATCACGCCTGATATCCGCTATGTCGCGTGCCATTGCTATGCTCTCCATCAAAAAATGTCGTTGTAGTGAATAATAAGAGGATTTTTATCCCTGCGCGCGTACTTGGCGGCTACGAAAACGTGCGTAAGCCATGCAACCGCTGAACAGGGCAAGCGATAAAAGAGCCTCAACGACCCCACGTAGCGTTTGTGTTGGCAGCGTCGCCACCATCACCCCCTGGCTAAAATACAGTAGGCTTACAAAAGCGAGCCATGCGTGTCCTCGCGGACGTCGACCAATGATAGAAGGCAAAAACAGCACCAGCGGCAGTACAAAGGCAATCATAGGTCGCCAGTTAAACGCGTCTCCCTGGACCATAAAACCGCGAAACAGCATCATTAGTAATAGCAGGCTAAAGCTTATCAGCACCCATTGCCGTGAAAGTGACGTCAGTCGATCGATACCATGCTGTTGCTCGATGCCCTCTAGCCATTGTCTCATCGCACGTCCTCGCGCATCGCGTGCATCGCCAGGGCTAGTTTGGCTAATCGTTTGCCCTGCGCTACGCAAAGAGTACGCTCGTGCTCATCTACCGAGCGGTCGCTGCGCGGGCCTGCTAGATGGCTTGTGCCATACGGAGTTCCACCTGTCTGGGTCGCCAGTAACTCTGTGGCGCTGTAAGGCACGCCAGCATATACCATGCCGTGATGGAGCAAGGGGACCAACATGGTCAATAGCGTGCTTTCCTGCCCGCCATGCAGGCTCGAACTTGAGGTAAAAGCGGTAGCCGGTTTATCGATCAAGGCGCCATTGATCCAAAGGCTGCTGGTAGTATCGAGAAAATATTTAAGCGGTGACGCCATATTGCCAAAGCGCGTGGGGCTACCGAGTGCCAAGCCGCTACAGTGACGTAGATCGTCAAGCTCGGCATAAATCGCACCCTCCTCGGGAATCTCGGGCGTTGTCGCCTCGCAGGTGGGAGATACCGGCGGCACGGTACGCAAACGCGCCTCAATACCGGCCACTTGCTCTACCCCAGCGGCGATCTGCTGCGCCATTGTGGCAGTCGCACCTGAACGCGAGTAATAAAGTATTAAGACATAGGGCAATGCGGACATAATAACTCCAAACTAGGTATTCCCTTAGGGTACCAGAGCGATGCGGGCAGCGGGTAATGGCGAAAACAGGCTTTGAGCATTGGATAGGCGTTGATAGACCCAGGCGCGTTTGCCGTCGGCCAGTTGCTTTTCTTTCCGTTCATAGCGAATACCCAATCGTTCGTAGCGATCAAGGCGTGCTAGCTGATCAGCGGTAACGCGCAAGCGTAAACCATGAACATGGCTATCAGGTTTGGGCGATAAATCCAGGCCATTACGTTGATAGCCCTCAAGCGTGGCTTCTTCGGGGTGTCCTGAGTCGCCCATTACAACCCATCGGACGGGGGCATAACGCAAGGTGCCATATACAAATACGTAGTGTGTACGCTGCTCAACATCCGCAAGATCGTCAGGCCGCTCATAGAACCAAGGGCTAAGCATGGTCAGCCAAAGCCATCCTGCAAGGCCCAGCACCAGTATTGCACACAACGCGAGCAGGCGTTTGACCCAAGCCATGGTGTCCCCTTATGCGGCTAGCAAACGCATTAGAGTGGCGTGCCTCTGCGTGGAAGACAAGCGTAACAAGACGCTTAAGCAATCGATATGGGTTTGATAGGATGAGAGCCACAGCCTATCGGAGAGCCTGCCATGAATCAGCCACTTCATGATGAGATGGATTTTCGAGCGTTTGTAGGCGATGTTAAGCCGCTTCCACAAAAAAATCGGGCAAATACGGCCACTGCGCGTAAGCGACCTTCTGAAGCACAGCTGGCAAGACGCGAATGTGCCGAAGCGGAAATTGATGAGCGGCATAATTTTCTGTCCGATGACTTTGTCGACCTGATACCGCCTTTTGACCCCATTGTGTTCCGCCGTGAAGGGATTCAGCAGGGCGTCGTCGATAAACTCAAGCACGGCGGCTACCCGGTTCAGGCACAGCTTCACTTGATTAGGCGGCCGCTGGCCGAATGCAGAGGACTGGTGTTTCCCTTTATCCAGGATGCTTACGCTCACGACCTACGTTCGGTATTAATTGTTCATGGGCGAGGGCGGGAAATCGACAGCCCGGCCAATGTACTGCGCTCCTATATTGCCAAGTGGCTTATCCAGTTTGACGAAGTGCAGGCCTACATCTCCGCTCAGCCCTCTGACGGCGGGCTAGGCGCCACTTGGGTAATGTTGCGCAAAAGCGACCGAGCGAAAGCCAATAACCGTGAACGGCAGCAGAAACGGCGTGGTTAGTGATGTGTCAGCAACAACGCAAAGGGGCAGCCGTGCGGCTGCCCCTTTTATACCGCTTGACCGCTGACACGCTATCTATTGGTCAGCGTTTAAGCGTTTTTCAAACAGTGCCTGGCGTTCTTCTACATCTGTCTGGTAACGCACGCTGAAAAAACTCAGCGCCCGCAGGGCATCCTCGGGATGCTGGTCATCACGCAACGCCATGGCGGTAAAGCCACAGCGGCGCATGTACTCCAGTTGATCGACCAGTACATCGCCCACTGCACGCACTTCACCCTGATAGCCGAAGCGCTCGCGCAACAGCCGGGCAAGCGTATATCCACGCCCGTCGGTAAACGCCGGAAAGTCAATCGCAATTGCCGGGGCCGAACCGATCTCTTCGGCCAGGGCAGCGGTCAGCTCGCAATCGCTTGGCAGCAGTGGTGCCAGCTCGGTGTCTTCCTGGTTGGCTTTCCACAGTGCAACCGGTACGAAGGCAGGGCGATGCTCGGGGAGTGCCTCCGTATCGTAGGACACGCACCAGGCGTTTTCCGCCGCCAGTTCGCCATCGGCGATCAAGTGATCGGCATGAACCGGCGCCAGTTCAACCGCGTCGGCCTGGTTATCTTTAGGCGGCATACACACGCTCCTTAAAGGGTTTCAGTCCAATGCGACGATAGGTATCCAGGAAGCGCTCATCTTCATGGCGCTGCGCGACGTAGACCTCCAATACTTTTTCGACGACACCGGGAACGTCTTCACGGAAGAAGGAAGGGCCAAGAATCTTGCCCAACGAGGCGTCATCCGTCGAGTTGCCGCCAATGGATACCTGGTAGTACTCCTCCCCCTTTTTATCAACGCCGAGGATGCCGATATGGCCCACATGGTGGTGACCGCAGGCATTCATGCACCCGGAGATATTCAGATCCAGCGGGCCCAGGTCGTAAAGAAAATCGAGGTCTTCAAAGCGCTCCTGCAATGCCTGTGCGATGGGGATCGAGACGGCATTGGCCAGGCTGCAGTAGTCGCCGCCAGGGCAGCAGATGATATCGTTGAGCGTGCCCACCGTCGGGTTGGCCATGCCCAGCGCATCAAGCTCCTGCCAGAGCGCTTCCATCTCATCCACCGGGACGTCAGAAAGCACCAGGTTCTGCTCATGGGTAACGCGGACTTCACCGAAGCTGTAGCGGTCGGCAAGGTCGGCGATGGCGTCCATTTGGTCAGCCGTCACGTCGCCGGGAGCATGCTCGCGGCGTTTGAGAGACAGCGTGACGGCTTTATAGCCGTATACCTTGTGGTCGGTCACGTTATTGGTCACGAAGCGTGCAAAGCCACGGTTTTCCTGGCGAAGGCGCTCATAATCGGCCACCGCGGTTTTATCTACCGCGCGACGTTCCGGCTCGGGGAAGTGGCTCTTCGCTGCCTCGACGGCGGCAGCATTGAGTGTCTGAGGGCCGTCTTTCAGATGCGCCCATTCTTCCTCGACGCGGCGACGGTACTCTTCGATGCCCAGTGCCTTGACCAGAATCTTGATCCGCGCCTTGAACTTGTTGTCGCGACGCCCGAACTGGTTGTAGACCCGCACGCACGCTTCCAGGTAGGTCAGCAGGTGCTGCCAGGGCAGGTCGTCGCGCACCACATCGCCAATCATCGGCGTGCGACCAAGACCACCGCCGGCGAGGACTCTAACACGCAGTTCGCCAGCCTCGTTGTACCACAGCCGCAGACCGATATCGTGAACCTGGATGGCTGCGCGGTCCTGGGAAGCACCGCTGACGGCGATTTTGAACTTGCGTGGCAAATAGGCAAATTCAGGGTGTAGCGTCGACCATTGACGAATCAGTTCGCACCAAGGGCGCGGATCTTCCACTTCATCATTGGCAATACCCGCAAACTGGTCGCTGGTGGTATTGCGAATGCAGTTGCCGCTGGTCTGGATCGCGTGCATCTGGACTTTCGCCAGATCCGCCAGAATGTCCGGCACATCTTCCAACGCAGGCCAGTTGAGCTGCAGGTTTTGGCGCGTGGTGAAGTGGCCGTAGCCGCGGTCGTAGCGGCGAGTAATGTCGCCCAACGCACGCAATTGATGGCCAGCCAACATGCCGTATGGAATCGCGATGCGCAGCATCGGCGCATGTCGTTGGATATAGAGCCCATTCTGCAAACGCAGTGGACGAAATTCTTCCTCTCCCAAACGCCCGGCGCGGTAGCGATCCATCTGATCGCGGAACTGAGCGACACGCTCATCTACCAGCGTTTGGTCATGAATATCATAACGGTACATGGGGCACGGTCCTGCTAAAGCGAAGTTGTCACGTTGAAACGGGACGAATCAGTGTCGCCACCATAACGCGGGCGTCATATTCTACAAAAGAATATATAATTATCTTTTTATCTCAAAATGGTATTTGAAACAGTATTACGCTAGCGACGACGCCCATTGGCGGCGTTGCCATATCCAGAAAAAAGCGGCTGAGTTAATGATGCGATAAATAAGCTGCATTAGCCAAATCCCCAGTAGTCCATAGCCAAGTTCCAGCCCAGCCCACCAAGCTAGCGGTAAAAAAAGCAGCCACTGCATGCCCAGCGTCAACAGCATCACGGTTCGCTGAGCGCCAGCACCCATAAGCGCTTGCGCCAATACCAGCGCGGCCACATCTATCACCACCATCAAGCCAGTCAGTTGAAGTGGGAGCGTACCGAGCGTTATTAAAGCGGGGGCGTCAAAAAACACGCCAAGGACTTTGTCCGGCATCCACAACATGGGTAGCGCCAGGATTACCAGCAATAGCCCCGCCACCCACAGCGCGTCCAGTCCCCAGCGGTGCGCTTCCCACTCGGCGTCTCGGCCAAGAGCTTCACCCACCAGACTCATAGCGGCGACACCTACGCCAACGCCGGGGAGTATGAGTAATAGTGATAGGTTGATCAATACGTGCCCGACGGCAA harbors:
- a CDS encoding histone deacetylase family protein; amino-acid sequence: MITAYLTHPDCLLHHMGPEHPENPQRLEAIRARLALSGLLQQTMQSDAKEADELALSRVHATRHLNALTKCLPEEGIVPLDNDTLMNPDSLKAARLAAGAVIKGIDQVFKRQADNVFCAIRPPGHHAEAAEAMGFCFYNNIAVGAAYAKERYGAQRIAVLDFDVHQCNGTIDIFKNDPSVLICTSFQYPFYPWRYLRSEWQNVVNTPLEVGTDGPEFRRLIENQWLPALHRFKPDLVLISAGFDAHRDDPMGDVCLTDEDFYWVTHLAMEIATLYADNRLVSSLEGGYNPTSLASGVEAHLKALLGLPFSVAP
- the tusD gene encoding sulfurtransferase complex subunit TusD, with the translated sequence MDYGLLVMGAPYSQPAPHSALRFAHAVLAKGHQLVGVFFYHDGVHNASLLMTPPQDELNLRDAWKALHEEHAVTLDVCIAAALRRGIVSQAEATRHGHDAFNLAAPFELTGLGQLLTLQQRCDRLITFAS
- a CDS encoding DsrE family protein; translated protein: MHASEDLLVIIRHAPHNSNWLREGLDAALVAAAFGQSVRLMFMGQGALALCKEQQAGAPGQKASLPTINMLEMYDIDQLNVPQRTLDDLNLPLEALVDGITPLSEGQVKALFSQDRPILNF
- a CDS encoding TusE/DsrC/DsvC family sulfur relay protein — encoded protein: MENTDTIVTLDPEGYLAEMNDWSEAVAEQLADDEGIELTPEHWEIIRLARNFYTRYEMAPAMRPLVKATQQALGNDKGRSIYLMRLFPGSTAKVVARIAGLPKPTNCL
- a CDS encoding dienelactone hydrolase family protein produces the protein MKKILLPSCALALLTLSQASLAFSPAGESISYTVDEENFEGYFVSGGDDVQGSVLIIHDWDGLDDYERQRADMLADQGYDVFAVDLFGEGNRPQAVEDKRAATNRLYDDRERMRALTLGGLAQAREEGAAEQTVIAGYCFGGAVALEIARSGEAEGIAAYTSFHGGLTTPEDQSYSSDTAPIFIAHGGDDSSVSLDDVATLADELETADVTYEVGIYSGAPHAFSVFGSDAYHERADQRSWAAFNDWLDEML
- the tusB gene encoding sulfurtransferase complex subunit TusB produces the protein MILHILTTAPTSEVAQQVEQAIQAGDTLLLIEEGVTAALNPGLPCWTQTEYAVFLLEEDLVARGLAGTATHHRLATVDMAGFVTLTEQHAQSVTWY
- a CDS encoding helix-turn-helix domain-containing protein, producing MTATSEEHAALRIASGCKPFVEPLRLGERLKQIRLANHWTLEDVSQRTGLARSTLSKIENDQVSPTFSVVQKLTTGLNIDLPQLLTPPKRERYTMGRRDLTRKGKGQLHPTPTYEHELLGHQLAQKRMIPFKTIVRARHFDEYHQWVRHDGEEFLIVLHGDVMLYTEFYAPLVLAEGDSLYFDSDMGHALISTSEDDAVVLSVCTRGEDPN
- a CDS encoding Bax inhibitor-1/YccA family protein, which gives rise to MSYNDSHIAQSATGGVANSVSTNKVLRNTYALLAMTLLFSAVTAGASVAMGVQQMNIFVFFIGAYGLMFLVHKTANSALGLLSTFAFTGFMGFTLGPILSAYLALPNGGALIMNALAMTGVTFIGLSAVALVTKKDFGFLANFMLAGAIVLVLAMVAGLIFNIPALSLMVSAGFVLFSSAAILYQTSEIIHRQGETNYILATITLFVSIYNLFISLLSLLGFMSND